Proteins found in one Methanosarcinales archaeon genomic segment:
- a CDS encoding type II toxin-antitoxin system HicA family toxin yields the protein MGSHQQYKHHSKPGRITIAGHPNDDLASGT from the coding sequence ATGGGCAGTCATCAGCAATACAAGCATCATTCAAAACCGGGAAGAATAACAATCGCTGGTCATCCAAACGATGATTTAGCCTCGGGTACTTAA